GGCAAAAACGTGTATAGGTAAGGCTGACCCCATAAGGAGCCGTTCATATAAAAACTGAGACTAGTAGCAGACAGGTTTGACCGAGGCCGCAGTCCGAGCTTGACTTGATCTCAGGTCTTTTACAGGTTAATTGAATGGAACTTTGGATCACACAGGTGAGATGTGACTGTATAATCACACGTGAACATGGACGTCATGGATTCCATGGTTGCTATGCAAGGCGCatcatatgtatatatatatatatatatacatatatatgaccaatcatttaaaaacaaacaaaacctccaGCGCTCAGGAAAGTTTTCACAAGTTTTGCTCGCCAGTTTCTTCCAAAAATATTGCTTCTACCGAGGACTTCTCACATCTACCAAGAACTAAAGAAGCACTGAGACTGACAACAGCGACTACTCAAACTTCCGTCatggaaaatgtgagatttgAACACTTTGAAAGCCTGtagtgttttctgtgtattttacaGTAGACACTTAGAAAACTGACAAGGTTTACCATGATCTCTGCCCCCATCCCAGGGGTCACATgctttataaaatatataattgcAATGAAGTTACAATGTtgcataaaatatatttaagttGATCCATAAATTGTAGAGAACACAAATATCTGTGTACACCTATAGGCCTGCACCTGTTAAACACAGTGTAGGGGGTCATTAGTTTACTGTTATGATCCACACTGTCAGTATTGGACTGTACTGACACCAATAATCTAAAAATACCCAATATAAGCAATATCACACATTTGTATCATCTAGCTCACAGCTTGGATAATTGAGTGGCGCTATAGTTAGTATACATGTATAATTCCCAGCAGATATGTAATGttacattttcagacattatAAACAGTTGTTATCATTTAAATCGATAGGTATTTGGAAACATACAACTATTAAGCACATTATTAACTGACAGGATAGGGGCCTTAAAGTTATCCCCCATCCTCCCCTCTGAATTACCAGACCTTGAGGTTGTTTTCAAGAAGGCCCTTTGTATCTGTTTTCAagacttttgttgttttaattctGTGCTTTCATGATGCATATTCCCAAATTAATGAGTTTGATGTGTTATATAACTGCACAGACAGTGTGAGGTTTGGGGTTAATGGGGGCCCAGCACTGGATTTTTGGTCTTTGGGCCTCAAGCAGTTTAATTCAACCACGTTTATTGGGAAGTTTTAGGGaacaatgaagagaaaaagtCAATGTTGGAAAGttcatttactcaaatactgtgtTACAATCATGAGGTTCTCTACTGTTTCTATTTTCTGGTACTGTACTTTACTACATGTCAGAagtaaatattgtactttttataaAGTTACTCATTACTTTATGTGTTATATGTTACAAAACATTTGATCAACATATAACTTATGATTGCTCTTTAAAGACTGAACAACCCATTTTTATGTAAGGTATTTAAAATTAGCTGAACCTTTACCAACTTACAGAAATACTCATCTTGCACATTTATGCATCAAGGCTGTTAAagtaattatataattatataatatatatttatatatattgcTGATAACACTTCtgtagttttacatttaaatatatgacTTACTTTAACTTAAACTGAACTTGTAGAGCCTCATTCTaaagtgtgtgtattgttgcaGTTTGTTGTGCCCATCCACCTTAGAGACCACACCTACTCCAAGAGCAGGAGAACCTCTGCACGCCAGGCAGAGACCGCAGGGAGCCACAGACTCGGCCCCAATTGTCCATGCTGCAGGGACTCTGAGGTTAGACATCTAAAGAAAAGACCAAATTGTTCCTTCATTCACTGTTGAACATTTCTATTAAGAGAAAACTTTTAGTTCATTTGTAGTGTAGTCCTCTGTAGTGCTTCTGATGTAGCTCTTGtcacattgtaaaaaaaatgctgttaatAAGTATGAAGTTTTCCAGAGCCAGACATCCTCTCATGTGCTGCTGATCTTCCCCATGTGCAGAATTCCATCCCCCAGCCCCAGTGCTCTGCTGCCACCTCCAGACTTcccaagaagaggaagaggagctccGAGCCCCATCCTGCCGAACCTTCTGCTCAAGCCCCAGGGAAGGTGGATCCCATCCAGAGGCCTCGGTCTCCCATTTCACCTGCTGACCTGCCACTAGTCTCCACTCTGCCACCCAGCCCTCTACCCTCTACTGCTATTACTCAGCCCACCTCCACTGCTGTATACCCTGGCAGTCCTGTGAAGATACATAACTACTCAGTTGAAGAGTATCAGAAGATCTATCACGAGGTCGTTGATGATATGCTCCGgtatgtttgtcttttaaaaagaaaaactctttcAGTCAGATCATTTCACATTCATCAAATCACTCAAAAATCTTGGTTGTTCACCATTATTCaatttctgtttcttcctcccCGCACAGGTACAAGAGTGGCAGGGCTCGTCCATACAGTTTGGAGCTCGGACGTTGCATCAAACAAAAGCTCTGGGACAGACTAAATTGTCCCATGTTTTCAACGTCGGCTAACGAAGATGGACCCACGCATGTGAACGTGTCATACGGGGCTGGAATCTATCCTCCTCATTATAATGTTGACACTTCTGGAGAACCAGAACCTGGAAGGGCACCACATAAAAAAGCTAAGAACTAAAACTACACTCAGTTCTTAGTTTAAAGACTGTGAACAATGAAATACATTGGAACAGTCAACTGTAAATAGTTCATGTATAATAGTTAATAGTCCATAGTTAAGAGTTAAGTATTAAGAGTTAAGAGTTAATAGTTTTAAGAAAACAGCAGCCTCTGTTAGTACACTCTTCAATCTGCCTCAACCAACAACCACCTACCATCATCTAAAAGGACACAAACAACTTGTGCAAGCCAGCTGAAGCATCACATTCCATCCTCCACCTACAGCTTCAGCCTCCACCTGTAGCTACAGACGAA
This genomic stretch from Lates calcarifer isolate ASB-BC8 unplaced genomic scaffold, TLL_Latcal_v3 _unitig_1224_quiver_1950, whole genome shotgun sequence harbors:
- the LOC108887401 gene encoding uncharacterized protein LOC108887401 yields the protein FVVPIHLRDHTYSKSRRTSARQAETAGSHRLGPNCPCCRDSENSIPQPQCSAATSRLPKKRKRSSEPHPAEPSAQAPGKVDPIQRPRSPISPADLPLVSTLPPSPLPSTAITQPTSTAVYPGSPVKIHNYSVEEYQKIYHEVVDDMLRYKSGRARPYSLELGRCIKQKLWDRLNCPMFSTSANEDGPTHVNVSYGAGIYPPHYNVDTSGEPEPGRAPHKKAKN